Within the Setaria viridis chromosome 3, Setaria_viridis_v4.0, whole genome shotgun sequence genome, the region ctctcctctcctctggGGCTCTGGGCAGGTCAACCGGCATCGGCCCTCTTGTTGCTCCTGCTGCCTCCATCACAGGAAGAGACAACGACGAAGacaggagaggaagaggagacacgccggcgccggcgccggcgctccaTGAGAGCCAAGAGAGATGGTACAAGACTAGAAGCCAAACCAAAAACCAATCAGAAAGGCGCATACTTGTACCGTCCATGGACCTCCACCGTTGCCGCGCCGGCGTGTGTATTAATCCTCCGTCAAGTGACCATCATACCACCAAGCGAGGCAGCCCCGAACCAGAGAACCCTGCTCCCTTTTTTTCACGACTCCCCGTCCTCTGCTTTCACGACAAAACGGTGCTCCCACCCTGACGCCACTGCGCGTCCCTCGAAAATTCTCTCCGAGTCAGTCGATGAACGCCGAAAAGGGCTACGCCGTCACGCCGCCGGGCAGTCAAAAAGAGCCAGCAACGGGGATGACCAGTCGGCGTCAGGCTTTCGGAGCCGGGGAGCGAGCAACCGAGCTGCACATGCCAAAGCGATCTCTCGGACTCTACTTTggcgcagcagccagcaggtgcCTGCCCGCCGAAGCAACAGCAAAACAGCCAAGCTTTTGGCAAGCCGTGCCGTGTCCCCGTCCCGCGGGGCCATATGCCATTGGCCATTGTCAGGGTAGCATGAAACACCCATCCTCTTATCCACTTTAACACCCCCCCATCTCATATGATGCGTCGTCGTCGAGCTGTAATCGCCTCTTTACAGTCTGATGACGACGGGTCCATGCGCTCCGGTCGCCGGTGAGACGGACGAGCAGCCACCTGCCCACATGTACGGCCGTGCCGTCGTGACACGGCAAGGCGAGGTTTCACGAAAAagaagcgagcgagcgagcgagcgagcgagcgagagagaacGGGGACGGGAACGGCAAAGGCCGAGAGGGAGGTAAATGCCCATCATGCTCGGCACGCGGCACGCCGGGGGGAAGCAGTAAAGCGGCGCACCCAACCCTGCACGGGCGCCGCGATCACTGCACGcaacaaccgccgccgccgctcgccatgaCGGGGCCGTAAGATTAATTGTACAGGCCACACCTGCGCGTTGTGCTCCTCCCACTCCCCGGCGCGCCGTACACGAACACGGCCCGGGTTACAATACAGCACAATACATGCGGCGCCGGGCGTGTACGTGCTGCACTGCGTACGTATGTATCCGAGTTGGATCCCCGGGCATGTGGCTGCACCTGCACGTCCGCGGCGCGCCAACCCGTGTGCAAGGTGCATCGACGCGGCCGGCGTACGGGGGGGCTCGCGGCTCCTCGTACGCGTTCCCTAATCAAGCCTTGGCACCGTGACGTGACAGTACTGGGCGGGCACGCGGGGTAGGGAACCGTGCGGTGCGACGCTTGGAAAAGCAGCAGGGCCAGGGCCAGGGGCCTTAATTACGTGGGATAACGCTCATATTAGGGTGGGATTTGGTGGCCGTGCAGAAGCAGAACAGTGCGGTACGGTTCGCAAGGGTTTAAGTGCCGCCAAATCCAGAGATGGAATTGCCGCCAAATTCATTAGGTTCGAATTGCTGCCACTGAAATTTCACAATGGCGATCCTGAGGCAAATCCGCAGATGCGTGTCTTGAGAACTGCAACGAAAGCAGAGTATGGGAAGAGGAAGCAGTGCAGTGCAATTCAGTACGGGATAATACCGAATTAGGGTTGTGATTTGGTAGCCGTGCATATCAGTGCAGACGTGCAATACGGCTCGAAAGGGTTTAAGTGTGTCCTAAGCTACTCTCTATGGTTTCAAGCCTCCCGTGTTTATCGCTATCCATCCTGTTTTAACTCTTAAccggccacctccacctccagatTCACTGAAATTGCACAATGActgtcctgactcctgagcCAAATCCGTGTCTTTGAGCGCAGGGGTGGCTCTCTGAAAGAATCCCAAGGGAAAAGGAGTACGGAGCAGAGACCTATCGATTGCCTGCACTGACGGAGGAACAGAGTGTGGGAAGAGAAAGCAGAGCATCACATTGCCTGACATTCATTAGAGGAAAACCATTAATCCACAGTACCTAAATCTGTATCCCCAATGATCGAGTTCGATTGCAGTCAGCAATTCAGTGACCGCGTGCCAGATTGCCAAGCCAGATATGTTTCGAATAGAATGATTGCACACACTTGGTAGTCCTATCTCAATGAAGAAGAACATCTGGGGGCTTTCCACACCACGAGCCATCCAATGATTTCACGGATAAGATCACAGCAAAACGCGACCAGAAGAAAGCATCCTTCAAGACAGCGCTAACAACTAAAGCAACAAAAGGATCAGCAGCGCACTGTGCCGAGCTTCTGATGTGGCAAACAAAATCAAGCACAGTGCATGCTTGTTAACATTGATTTGTTCAGTGACATGATTGATAAATAACGTCACTGGCCCTTTGACACCATATCATCTGATCCAACAGCATCAAGAGCCAGTGTGATCACAGTAACTAGCTCACTATACAGCTGGGGGAGACACAATGCACGTACACCTAAACAAAAAACTTACACCTGTAATACCCGATTATTGAGGCACTTACTTGTCTGTAACTATCCTCCcaaaccaaaaaataaaataaaataagaacACTAGTAACAAACTGGACAAATCAATCAAAGAATCAGAGACCACCGCTTTGCAATCTCCACTGTTCTTCCGTTCTTCTGCTTTCCCCGCGATTTCCCACCGATGATCCGAGGCGATCCGGGATTGGCATTGGCGTTGCCGCTGAGGGACGATCAGCCTGGTATCAAAAGCTCAGCCCCTCCACTCGGGGCACTGGTCGGCCGGCCGCGTGTTTTGCGACCCGGCCTTGATCGGGCACGGCGCGTACACCGGTGGCACCATGCAGTTGTACATCAGGCAGAGCGAGACGGTGGaggggagcgacgacgacggcgataTCTCGATGCCCGTCAGGAAGTTGTGCTGCAGGTAGAGCACCTGCAGGCCGCCGGAGCCCACCAGCTCCTGCACCAGCCGCGACGGGACCTCGCCGGTGAACCGGTTGTTGTTCAGGTACAGCTGCCCGACGCCGGCAAGGAGCGGCGAGAGCTGGCCCCAGAACCGGTTGTAGCTCAGGTCCACCACCGGGATCGTCACGTCGTTCGCCGGCTGCACGGGCCCCGCGAAGAAGTtgcgctgcagctgcagcacggAGAGGGGCAATGCGAACACCGCCGGCGGGATCGGGCCATCCAGCTGGTTCATGCTGAGGTCGAGGAAGTTGAGCCGGGTCAGCCGTGGCAGCACCTGGTCCACCGTGCCGCTCAGCTTGTTGGCCGACAGCGAGAGGTACTGCAGCCCGGCGGGCAGGGTGGGCACACCGCCGGTGAGGGCGTTGTGCTTGAGGTCCAGCCGGAGCAGCGGGGACGAGTCCTGGAACGCCGGGACGCCGCCGGTGAGCTGGTTGTGGCAGAGGATGAGGTTGGTGATCGACGGCAGCGCGGCGATGGACGGCGGGATGGCGCCGGAGATCTGGTTGAAGCTGACGTCGAGCGTCCGGAGGTTGGTCAGCGCGCCGAAGCCGTCCGGTATCGGGCCGGACAGGAGGTTCTTGCTGACGGCCAGGAACCGGAGGTTCGAGCACGACGCGAGCGACGCCGGGAGCTGCCCCTCGACGCGCCCCGGCACGAGCGAGAGCTCGGTGAGCGCGGACAGCCTGCCCAGCGCCGGGTCGAGCCGCCCCGTCAGCCCCGGCGACCCGGCCCGCGGGTCCCCGAGCGCGAGCGACGCCACGCGGTCCCCGTCGCAGAACACGCCGGGGAACCCGCAGGGGTCGGCGGTGAAGTCCCAGCCGTCGAAGAACGCCGACCCCGGCATGTCGTCCAGCGACCGCCGCACCGCCTGCAGCGCCAGGAAGTCGACCGGGTCGAGGATCCCCGCCGCGGGGAgcggcgccgtcgccaccgccgccaggacGACGCACGCCACGACGGCGCGGAGCCGCGCGGTCACTGCCATTGCCGCGACTCTGCTCCCACCTCTGCTCTGCGGAAACAAGGAACGAAATCAAAAGCACCGATCAACCTCGTCCGTGGCGCAAAGACGAGCGCGCGGGCGGTCGCGTGGGAACCTTTAAGCGTGGCGCGCGATGTCTTTAAAGGCGGCCACGGCGTGGGGCGTGGTGGTGCGGCGAGGGGGGCGCTGGGCGTTGGCGAGCGGCCTTTGTACGTGGCTGGCTGCCCCCGTGAGGGAagtgaggaagagagagagggactTGACGGCGAGTGAGCTCAGGTGGCGTACGCCCTCGCCCTCCCTCGCCTCGCTTTctcgtggaggcggaggcggcgcgtgAGCGCCTTTaatggaggtggtggtggggggtgCCGCTTCCTTCCCCCCCTCCCTGTGGCAGCACAGCACACGTACCGGTGCTCTGCTCTCCACTCCAGTACCCGCAACCGCAACGCTTCGCCGAGAAGCCAAGGGGAGGAGGAACAGTTAAGAATGCGCAGCTGGGCtcccgcgggcggcgcggtggcggcaaTGATGGTGGCTTGGCGAGGACGGGTCGGACGGAGGTGGAGAAGACGTGGTGCGGTGGTGGGCGCAATCAATTCGCTTCgcctctcgctcgctcgccctCGCTTTGCTTGCTCTGCTCGCTCTCCCAGCCCAGCTCTCTGCTCCGCCTCCACGAGCCCACTACACTACTACCAGGCCACTCCCCcttctctcccctcctcccataGGCTCTCCTCTGCTTTTCCGCTGGTTCTCCGAATTGTTTAGTGGCTTCGGGGTCGGCGTCCCCCTGCGCGGTAGGCTCGGATGCGCAAACGGCTGTCCGAGCCTGAGGCTCGGATCGGGCCGGGCGCCCGGGTCAGAGCATGACAGGTGGGCTCTCCCGTCTCACGTGGCAGTTGGCCGCTATCAATGCGACCGCCTCGGGGGGCTCGGCCCCGAGCCTTTCTGGCACTAGAGACCGAGGAAACGGTACGCGATATGCGGGATCCGGCCGTGGTCACGCTGCGCGTGGGCCTGGAGCACGCTGGACCCACCTGGCATTGGGGCGACGGGCTCGTGGATCTACCCACTGTGTGGGGATTTTGCGACGGGGCCGGAACACGACGACGCGGGCGTAACGGGCCGGTCACCCAGCCCGGGCCCAGCCTTTGGCGTTCGCGTCTCTCTGATCTCTGTTCTGTTCGCCGCCCAcgctggcgctggcgccggTGAAAAGGCTTCTCGGCTGAGCAGGTGGGGGCTATGGAGATTAGATTGGGTTAGGTTAGGCTTTGTCGCCTGTGATGGGAACGGCTGAAGCGCCGGAATGGAAGCTCGAAGCCTGGATTACCTGCTAATGCCATGCGTCTTAGCTGTGTTACCACTTCGCGCCAGGAACGAAAACGTACTGGGCTGGGGCTGGCTCGTGAATGCGACGCGCCGTTTTGTTGCGTACAATCGTGTACTGAGTACGGGGACCAGGGGATAAGCACGACGTGCATCCATGGCATGGCAACTAGCTCAAGGGCGAGAACTGGATGCTGTTCAACTTAACCTCGAGATTTGTCGCAGCGATCATGTGATGCTCTTAGTTGTCGTTTGAGCATTAAGGGACCTGATAGCCGGACAGGAAAATATACGGCATGAGCAGCGATTTTTTTTCCTGACCTTTTCTTTTAACCAAATTCTTTTCCTGATCTGGATTGCTGGATAACGATGCACACACGTACGTGGCTCGCTTACGGAGTACTACTACCTACAAAGGGATGGTAAGAGCAGTGCTTCGTCGATTTCTGCAGCCCTGGAAATAAACACCGATTGACGGATCCACGTGTACAATGAAAAATTCCTTTCCCCCTCATCATTCCTACTTCACGCATGCAACAAACTATTGTTTATTTGCCTGATTTGGTGGTCGTGCCATGCTCCGAGACAGGAAGTATTATTTTATTCGCCAGGGTTCAACTTTTGTTTGGAGTTCGACCTTGCGTTCTGACACATAGAAATCGACGCTCACTACGTGCTGTGTTCGTTTTTTCTTGCTCACGGTTCGATTTTTCCTCACACTGGAGCTGCCATAATATCCTCAGTGATTCCCGAAATGCACATGCTACTGCATGGCTACACGCATATGCGAGAAGGTTGAAGGCCATGGCCATGGGGACATGGGGTTTCCTTCGATCTCACCCAAAGGTGAAGGCCACGGACGGGGCCACGGCCCACGGCGTCTCTGGCCAAACCGTGCTTACCTTCCCGCCGGCGTGGACCGACATGTCGGAGCCCGGTCAGCGGGCCCACGAGCCAGAGACAGCAACGGCAACGGAATATGGTGAACGGGGGGGAGTGTATCGGCGGCGCAACAGGGAAGCTAACTACTAGCCTACTGTAGGCTACCAGCTTAGGTGGATTTGGTGGCGTGGCACGGTCTCGTGTGTCGTGTTCCTCATGCATTATTTTGGCAGTTTCCTCCTGTGACGGAGGCAGCACCAAGTGGGGTGTCCCAGCGGTCAGGCCGTCAGGGGTtcagggggagggagggcgtcAGGTCGTGGGCCCGGGGGAAGCCAACGGTAAGATTCACCACACCACTACACCAGTGGTATACTGGTATGCGGCGAGCTTGCACACGTGCGGGCACGATCACAGTAGCCTCACAGTGAATCGCTCTCAGAGTCAGAGGCTCGGAGCCTGGCTAGTGGGGGAGGCCGTGGACTCGGGTTAAAAAACGAGCAGGAGACGTGGCGAGCATTACCGCATCGGGTAAACTACTCGCCGATTCTCTTCTGTACGTTCATGCCAAGATATGGGCTGCTCTTCGTTACGTTTGACCGGGCCTTTTACTTTAATCTCCACCACGAGGCCACTGCTCTCGCCCGGCGTAAAGCAAGCATGAGGCCTCCAACCCGGCGCGAACAAGCATACAACAACTTGGATGCAGTTGTGTTTCTGAACTTGGGAGCTGGTCGAGAACTGAACAGAAACGGCCATCACTGCTCCAGCATGTTCTCGGTCTTCGACACCGAAAGGCATGCTATTTAGGAGTATGAACGGGGAATGATTCAGCTGAAATTTTAATGATCGTACTCGCTACTGCCCCTGTTCAATGCAAACAGCGTTCGATCTGCCGGGCCAACAAACGTTCCGGAGGACATGAAACATCATCATGGTACCCAAATCTTCGAAGGCACGAATAATGGCGTACGGGGTGCTAGTTAACTGGATGGAGTCATGGTTGTTAGCTGCGATGAGAGCCAACGCTTGATCAATGTCGAAAGGTGTGGCCACGCAGACTGCACTTGGCACCATCATTAGGGGATTTGTTTGCATGAAACCAGCAGCCCAGCACGCAGAGCGGCAGAATTGAAGCGTACGAAGTTTCTGAAGGAAAGTTCGGACGTACATGACATCATTGTACCGTgttatttgttttaaaaaaagtgCTGTACATCTTTCGTGAGAAAGACTCCACAGGATCGATTTGGCCGGTGCTTCTGCAGTGGCTTTCTACACGATGGAAACACTACTGTACTGTGCATCGGGCAGCTACCCCGACGTCGACCGAGTGAGTCGTCGGCGTTCAGATTTCTCACGAGGCTCGCTCCATTCGGACGATGGTCCAGGCCGGCGGTGGGATTTTAGATGCGATCCAAGACGACTTGGATTTTTCCGTGACCATCTTCGCGCGGACCACCACTACACGCTAATTAATACAGCCGGAGCCGGGCCGCACGCTACCACGTTTGCCTCGTCGTAGGCCGTAGCCCCGTGTGTGGACGTCCATGCGGCCACCGGTGACCGGTGTGGTGGGTGgtctcctctccctctcggtCGAGATGTATCGTCGTCCCGGCTGATCGCTGGCTTGCATGCATGCCGCGACGGCCGTCGTCGCCCTGGCAAGAGACCGACCGCTAAATGAACAGGGCCCGTACGCCAACCAACCATCACCGCA harbors:
- the LOC117850827 gene encoding uncharacterized protein — protein: MAVTARLRAVVACVVLAAVATAPLPAAGILDPVDFLALQAVRRSLDDMPGSAFFDGWDFTADPCGFPGVFCDGDRVASLALGDPRAGSPGLTGRLDPALGRLSALTELSLVPGRVEGQLPASLASCSNLRFLAVSKNLLSGPIPDGFGALTNLRTLDVSFNQISGAIPPSIAALPSITNLILCHNQLTGGVPAFQDSSPLLRLDLKHNALTGGVPTLPAGLQYLSLSANKLSGTVDQVLPRLTRLNFLDLSMNQLDGPIPPAVFALPLSVLQLQRNFFAGPVQPANDVTIPVVDLSYNRFWGQLSPLLAGVGQLYLNNNRFTGEVPSRLVQELVGSGGLQVLYLQHNFLTGIEISPSSSLPSTVSLCLMYNCMVPPVYAPCPIKAGSQNTRPADQCPEWRG